In Ostrea edulis chromosome 6, xbOstEdul1.1, whole genome shotgun sequence, a single window of DNA contains:
- the LOC125683500 gene encoding uncharacterized protein LOC125683500: protein MLEAERYFQRKLKTFYEILEEQSKSVPNDARQRRYCKYITEFASHFGNERCYVVGSTIEKTRLRSHKDEGDYDYLIISEIPIPLEALEHRKDLPCFVHICNDKLKTPFSGDLVLDGKYLHSRVLKHLDKEAFKITRGLFQVLTTPKGRHTKHVEINREAKPGTSQQRFAGWQMVGENTDVLYQRQVNPTTYFEDTKRYFHSIVEASHMSSNMKGLLCNLFNMIGETIETDEDAIASLFQTFGGMMEAASTSDNLSPPKKQKQHQAEEDEQCNADSNEREFFVRFNYKSSKDFIPAFALEGKLKCLHEWKQRMITRKEPCWPEPDTIEKIFNSEVYVVAKPAIVNPTTSKDFCLGFNQAELILAESLSPDQKLCMLLLKSLQKGFLGCHSQTLTTFHWKTAFYRMCEQTDPSLFDRKSTILLALNSVLSYMAECLENRYLQHYFIESNLIAHITTTEANEIRSKIREIIKDPEEALQVYFEKKESEKTQTEKLSKGDLDQLKQHGTKSAKKDHTDKILTMLSQFQTASESDDSKLTKALLDTIYLVLEEEKDFRDKKTDLSSQEGSVSHLVTQAARYQATNFSNREDKKKALEELRSNAMQMFFTAMRK from the coding sequence ATGTTAGAAGCTGAACGATATTTCCAACGAAAGTTGAAAACTTTCTACGAGATTTTGGAAGAACAGAGTAAATCGGTTCCAAATGACGCCCGGCAACGCCGATATTGTAAATACATCACTGAATTTGCTTCTCATTTCGGAAATGAGCGTTGCTATGTGGTAGGAAGTACAATAGAAAAAACACGACTTAGGTCTCACAAAGACGAGGGGGACTATGACTATCTCATCATATCTGAGATTCCCATTCCCTTGGAAGCTTTGGAACACAGGAAAGATTTGCCGTGTTTTGTCCACATCTGCAATGACAAACTCAAGACACCATTTTCCGGTGATCTTGTTTTAGACGGGAAGTATCTCCACAGTCGAGTTCTAAAACATCTAGATAAAGAAGCTTTCAAAATAACCAGAGGATTATTTCAAGTTCTCACTACCCCAAAGGGACGACATACAAAACATGTGGAAATCAATCGTGAAGCCAAACCAGGAACTAGTCAACAGCGCTTTGCAGGCTGGCAAATGGTGggtgaaaatacggatgtactTTATCAAAGACAAGTAAATCCAACCACATATTTTGAGGACACGAAACGCTACTTCCATTCTATTGTTGAAGCAAGTCATATGTCATCCAACATGAAAGGCCTGTTATGCAATCTTTTCAACATGATCGGTGAAACGATTGAAACAGATGAGGACGCAATTGCTTCTTTGTTTCAAACCTTTGGTGGTATGATGGAAGCTGCTTCAACCTCCGACAACTTGTCGCCACCCAAGAAGCAAAAACAACACCAAGCGGAAGAGGACGAGCAATGCAATGCTGATAGTAACGAGAGGGAGTTCTTTGTTAGATTCAATTACAAAAGCAGCAAAGATTTCATTCCTGCCTTTGCTCTTGAAGGAAAGCTTAAATGCCTTCACGAATGGAAGCAACGAATGATCACCAGGAAAGAGCCTTGTTGGCCAGAACCCGACACCATAGAAAAGATATTCAATTCTGAGGTGTATGTGGTAGCCAAACCGGCTATTGTAAATCCTACAACTTCCAAAGACTTTTGTCTGGGATTCAACCAAGCCGAATTGATACTAGCGGAAAGTCTCAGCCCAGACCAGAAACTTTGCATGCTACTGTTGAAATCTCTACAAAAAGGTTTCCTGGGATGTCATTCACAGACTCTGACGACCTTCCACTGGAAAACCGCGTTTTATCGCATGTGTGAACAAACGGACCCGAGCCTCTTTGATCGTAAATCAACCATATTGTTAGCTCTTAACAGTGTTCTGTCTTACATGGCGGAGTGTTTGGAAAATAGATATCTACAGCATTACTTCATAGAAAGCAACTTGATAGCACATATTACTACAACAGAGGCCAACGAAATCCGCTCAAAAATCAGAGAAATAATAAAAGACCCAGAGGAGGCCCTGCAAGTCTACTTTGAGAAGAAAGAATCTGAGAAAACACAGACGGAAAAGTTGTCAAAAGGAGACCTGGATCAACTTAAGCAACATGGAACGAAGTCAGCCAAAAAAGACCACACAGACAAGATACTCACGATGCTCTCACAGTTTCAGACAGCATCTGAAAGCGACGATTCCAAACTTACAAAAGCACTTCTCGATACTATATATCTTGTccttgaagaagaaaaagactTTCGTGACAAGAAGACCGACTTATCTTCCCAGGAAGGCAGCGTTTCCCATCTGGTAACCCAGGCGGCCAGATACCAGGCGACTAATTTCAGCAACAGAGAGGACAAGAAAAAGGCACTGGAGGAATTAAGATCAAATGCCATGCAGATGTTTTTTACTGCGATGCGCAAATAA